A region from the Gemmatimonadota bacterium genome encodes:
- a CDS encoding DUF4976 domain-containing protein encodes YPLWTLLPLLGKEGKLTEAQAKFLASYRPYEELYDLQADPHEVENLAESEDHQNVLNDLSARLDNWIETYGDQGEIPEDPEVIAAQAEDMYDKHRSAPDSQLSPEEYIKTWEQKLLG; translated from the coding sequence TACCCTCTCTGGACACTCCTTCCCCTGCTCGGCAAAGAAGGCAAACTCACCGAAGCACAGGCGAAATTCCTCGCGTCCTATCGCCCTTACGAAGAACTCTACGACCTGCAAGCCGATCCCCACGAAGTCGAAAACCTCGCAGAGTCAGAAGACCATCAGAACGTGCTCAACGACCTTAGCGCGCGCCTCGACAACTGGATCGAAACCTATGGCGACCAGGGTGAAATTCCCGAAGATCCAGAGGTCATCGCAGCACAGGCAGAAGACATGTACGACAAACATCGAAGCGCGCCGGACAGCCAACTATCGCCCGAAGAATACATAAAAACATGGGAACAGAAATTGCTGGGATAA